A section of the Sedimentisphaera cyanobacteriorum genome encodes:
- a CDS encoding IS3 family transposase (programmed frameshift) → MRRSRFSESQILSILKESEAGLEVSDLTRKYGISRATFYNWKSKYSGIGGSEIRRLRELERENGKLKKMYADLSLENNVLKDLIEKNFLKPAERKDFARQAHSKGLCVQSSCKAAGISRGSFYYTPSRNDDAEVKRQIELVIDSRPRRGFPKIFDSIRRKGYSWNHKKVYRVYKENEFQLNNRKKNLIRQIERKPMPEATRANEIWSIDFMSDSLSNGRPFRAFNVIDEFNREALDIEIDTSLPSLRIIRSLELIGSDRGFPRFIRSDNGPEFRSLQFRRFCCRNRIRHRRIEAGKPQQNSFIERFNRSYREDILDMYSFKNLSEARNLTLDWLIEYNYERGHESLGEKTPVEYVRSFLPFTPQNNSEGAKGKNCCLKEFV, encoded by the exons ATGCGAAGATCGAGGTTTAGTGAAAGCCAGATACTTTCGATTCTCAAGGAGTCAGAAGCCGGTTTAGAGGTCAGTGATTTGACCAGGAAATACGGCATATCCCGTGCCACATTTTACAACTGGAAGAGCAAGTATTCTGGTATTGGCGGCAGTGAGATAAGGCGTTTACGCGAGTTAGAGCGAGAGAACGGCAAGCTCAAAAAGATGTATGCGGACTTATCATTAGAGAATAACGTTCTCAAGGATTTAATAGAAAAAAACT TTCTAAAGCCTGCCGAGCGAAAGGATTTTGCCAGGCAGGCACATTCTAAGGGCTTATGCGTGCAATCATCTTGTAAAGCAGCAGGCATCAGCCGGGGCAGTTTTTACTATACTCCTTCAAGAAACGATGATGCTGAGGTAAAAAGACAGATAGAGCTGGTAATAGATTCCCGTCCTCGACGCGGATTTCCAAAGATATTCGACAGTATCCGCCGCAAGGGATATAGCTGGAATCACAAAAAGGTTTATCGTGTTTATAAGGAAAATGAATTTCAGCTTAACAACCGTAAAAAGAATTTGATAAGGCAAATAGAGCGTAAACCTATGCCAGAAGCTACGAGAGCTAATGAGATATGGAGTATTGATTTTATGAGCGATAGTTTGAGTAATGGTCGGCCATTCAGGGCTTTCAACGTTATCGATGAGTTTAACCGTGAGGCATTGGATATTGAGATCGACACGAGCTTACCTTCGCTTCGCATAATTCGTAGCCTTGAATTAATAGGCTCTGATCGGGGTTTCCCCCGCTTTATTCGCAGCGATAATGGGCCGGAATTTAGGAGCCTTCAATTTCGCAGGTTCTGCTGCCGAAACAGAATCAGGCACCGCCGTATAGAAGCAGGCAAGCCTCAGCAAAACAGTTTTATTGAACGATTCAATCGGAGTTATCGAGAGGATATACTTGATATGTACAGTTTTAAGAATTTATCAGAAGCTCGTAATTTAACTTTAGATTGGCTTATAGAATATAATTATGAGCGTGGGCACGAATCACTGGGAGAGAAAACTCCTGTAGAGTATGTTCGCAGTTTTTTGCCTTTCACCCCTCAAAATAATTCTGAAGGGGCAAAAGGAAAAAACTGCTGTTTGAAGGAATTTGTCTAA
- a CDS encoding YhcH/YjgK/YiaL family protein codes for MIIDRLDQADSYYSMHPLFEKAFQFLNKPELADLSPGRYELEGSRLFCNIAVESGRSKQESKLEAHKNYIDIQYVISGNEQMGWKKTSDCSLVRQPYNPEKDVAFFKDEPEKWETVSPGSFAVFFPEDAHAPLVSDGEIHKAVVKILLNP; via the coding sequence ATGATTATCGACAGATTAGACCAGGCGGATTCTTATTACTCTATGCACCCGCTTTTTGAAAAGGCCTTTCAATTCTTGAACAAGCCTGAGTTGGCGGATTTATCGCCGGGCAGATATGAGCTCGAAGGCAGCCGGTTATTCTGCAATATCGCAGTAGAATCCGGACGCAGTAAACAGGAATCTAAGCTTGAAGCCCATAAGAACTATATTGATATTCAATATGTTATCAGCGGCAATGAGCAGATGGGATGGAAAAAGACTTCCGACTGCAGCCTTGTTCGTCAGCCGTATAACCCCGAAAAGGATGTTGCTTTTTTCAAAGATGAGCCTGAAAAGTGGGAAACGGTCAGCCCGGGCAGTTTTGCGGTCTTTTTCCCTGAAGATGCCCACGCTCCGCTGGTCAGCGATGGGGAGATTCATAAAGCAGTAGTGAAAATTTTGCTTAATCCATAA
- a CDS encoding IS3 family transposase (programmed frameshift), giving the protein MRRSRFSESQILSILKESEAGLEVSDLTRKYGISRATFYNWKSKYSGIGGSEIRRLRELERENGKLKKMYADLSLENNVLKDLIEKNFLKPAERKDFARQAHSKGLCVQSSCKAAGISRGSFYYTPSRNDDAEVKRQIELVIDSRPRRGFPKIFDSIRRKGYSWNHKKVYRVYKENEFQLNNRKKNLIRQIERKPMPEATRANEIWSIDFMSDSLSNGRPFRAFNVIDEFNREALDIEIDTSLPSLRIIRSLELIGSDRGFPRFIRSDNGPEFRSLQFRRFCCRNRIRHRRIEAGKPQQNSFIERFNRSYREDILDMYSFKNLSEARNLTLDWLIEYNYERGHESLGGKAPVEYVRSFLPFTPQNNSEGAKGKNCCLKEFV; this is encoded by the exons ATGCGAAGATCGAGGTTTAGTGAAAGCCAGATACTTTCGATTCTCAAGGAGTCAGAAGCCGGTTTAGAGGTCAGTGATTTGACCAGGAAATACGGCATATCCCGTGCCACATTTTACAACTGGAAGAGCAAGTATTCTGGTATTGGCGGCAGTGAGATAAGGCGTTTACGCGAGTTAGAGCGAGAGAACGGCAAGCTCAAAAAGATGTATGCGGACTTATCATTAGAGAATAACGTTCTCAAGGATTTAATAGAAAAAAACT TTCTAAAGCCTGCCGAGCGAAAGGATTTTGCCAGGCAGGCACATTCTAAGGGCTTATGCGTGCAATCATCTTGTAAAGCAGCAGGCATCAGCCGGGGCAGTTTTTACTATACTCCTTCAAGAAACGATGATGCTGAGGTAAAAAGACAGATAGAGCTGGTAATAGATTCCCGTCCTCGACGCGGATTTCCAAAGATATTCGACAGTATCCGCCGCAAGGGATATAGCTGGAATCACAAAAAGGTTTATCGTGTTTATAAGGAAAATGAATTTCAGCTTAACAACCGTAAAAAGAATTTGATAAGGCAAATAGAGCGTAAACCTATGCCAGAAGCCACGAGAGCTAATGAGATATGGAGTATTGATTTTATGAGCGATAGTTTGAGTAATGGTCGGCCATTCAGGGCTTTCAACGTTATCGATGAGTTTAACCGTGAGGCATTGGATATTGAGATCGACACGAGCTTACCTTCGCTTCGCATAATTCGTAGCCTTGAATTAATAGGCTCTGATCGGGGTTTCCCCCGCTTTATTCGCAGCGATAATGGGCCGGAATTTAGGAGCCTTCAATTTCGCAGGTTCTGCTGCCGAAACAGAATCAGGCACCGCCGTATAGAAGCAGGCAAGCCTCAGCAAAACAGTTTTATTGAACGATTCAATCGGAGTTATCGAGAGGATATACTTGATATGTACAGTTTTAAGAATTTATCAGAAGCTCGTAATTTAACTTTAGATTGGCTTATAGAATATAATTATGAGCGTGGGCACGAATCACTGGGAGGGAAAGCTCCTGTAGAGTATGTCCGCAGTTTTTTGCCTTTCACCCCTCAAAATAATTCTGAAGGGGCAAAAGGAAAAAACTGCTGTTTGAAGGAATTTGTCTAA
- a CDS encoding entericidin A/B family lipoprotein: MKKILTILAVLTIIVCISGCNTFEGMGEDIERVGESMQDAGD; encoded by the coding sequence ATGAAGAAGATTCTCACAATCCTTGCAGTATTAACGATAATCGTTTGCATATCAGGCTGCAACACCTTCGAGGGTATGGGAGAGGATATCGAGCGTGTCGGCGAGAGCATGCAGGACGCCGGCGACTAA
- a CDS encoding zinc-ribbon domain-containing protein: protein MYCSKCGKQISDDARFCDSCGTPTAVNTSEDVQASGMRDTCSPSIRISPTFNPVLSVVSFIPLQLFLTA from the coding sequence ATGTATTGCAGTAAATGCGGCAAACAGATCAGCGATGATGCGAGGTTTTGCGACAGCTGCGGAACGCCCACCGCAGTAAACACAAGCGAAGACGTGCAGGCATCCGGCATGCGGGATACTTGCAGCCCGTCTATAAGGATAAGCCCAACGTTCAATCCTGTTCTTAGCGTGGTATCTTTTATTCCTCTCCAGCTGTTTCTCACGGCTTGA
- a CDS encoding type II secretion system protein has translation MARKNKNFISKGTLKMSFTKAKRTRPASGFTLIELLVVISIIAMLMAILMPALGKARKQAKSTVCQTRLKQWGVIMQIYTQQNNDSYPNLDEFHPDWYRGYWILRLRDEWETNTDLLRCPEADKPRLWPDQMNSDSDSYGSLNKAYWMGDWNQNNQGDEETEYASYSMNLWLCHNTFKDNGNAIQGRRKEKHWLKRTNVRGANNVPLMADSIWRGGGPHADNSTAIIPSAGKNGSFEGARAETSHFTVARHPQQTNLVMVDGSVITSTIKGLYQKDWHKKWRQDYEKVKDRFGSEGSAWEKEEYQWIDNL, from the coding sequence ATGGCTCGTAAAAACAAAAATTTCATTTCAAAGGGGACTTTAAAAATGTCATTCACTAAAGCAAAAAGAACTCGCCCTGCATCTGGGTTCACATTGATCGAACTGTTGGTTGTTATTTCAATTATCGCTATGCTCATGGCCATTCTGATGCCTGCATTAGGCAAGGCCAGAAAACAGGCCAAGTCTACGGTCTGCCAGACCCGTTTGAAACAGTGGGGCGTCATAATGCAGATTTATACTCAGCAGAATAACGATAGCTACCCAAATCTAGATGAATTTCATCCAGACTGGTACAGAGGTTACTGGATTCTTAGGTTGAGGGATGAATGGGAGACTAATACAGATCTTCTACGTTGTCCTGAAGCTGATAAGCCCAGATTGTGGCCTGATCAAATGAACTCTGATAGCGATTCTTATGGAAGTTTAAATAAAGCATACTGGATGGGCGACTGGAACCAGAATAACCAAGGAGACGAAGAAACAGAGTACGCAAGCTATTCCATGAATCTCTGGCTGTGTCACAATACCTTTAAAGACAATGGTAATGCCATTCAGGGAAGACGTAAAGAAAAACATTGGCTGAAAAGAACTAATGTAAGAGGTGCTAATAATGTGCCTTTAATGGCAGATTCTATCTGGCGAGGAGGCGGGCCTCACGCTGACAACTCTACTGCTATAATTCCAAGTGCTGGAAAAAATGGCAGTTTTGAAGGGGCTCGCGCAGAAACGTCTCACTTCACAGTTGCGAGGCATCCACAGCAAACAAATCTTGTAATGGTTGACGGTTCTGTTATCACCAGCACTATAAAAGGACTTTACCAGAAGGACTGGCACAAAAAATGGAGGCAGGACTATGAAAAAGTTAAAGATAGGTTCGGGTCTGAGGGTTCTGCTTGGGAAAAAGAAGAATACCAATGGATTGACAATCTTTAA
- a CDS encoding PH domain-containing protein, with product MSLGGIKAMKLGIPEWAPFVFFGALFFFGVPALVYIFKKKTYEKTEYRFFKDRLEYSEGFLTAQDKTIKYDKITETSMRRGVVQKRFGLGTIFLATPASGYQQSRAGSGIRIKDVEQPEKLYAQIEGLIGK from the coding sequence ATGAGCTTGGGCGGAATCAAAGCTATGAAGCTCGGGATTCCCGAATGGGCGCCGTTTGTTTTCTTCGGAGCTCTATTCTTTTTCGGTGTGCCGGCTTTGGTGTATATCTTCAAGAAGAAGACCTACGAAAAAACCGAATACCGCTTCTTCAAAGACCGCCTTGAATATTCCGAGGGCTTTCTGACAGCTCAGGACAAAACAATCAAATACGACAAAATCACCGAAACTTCCATGAGAAGGGGGGTTGTGCAGAAGCGTTTCGGCCTTGGTACAATCTTCCTCGCCACGCCCGCTAGCGGATATCAGCAGAGCAGGGCAGGAAGCGGTATTCGGATAAAAGATGTTGAGCAGCCCGAAAAGCTCTATGCCCAAATTGAAGGCCTAATCGGTAAATAG
- a CDS encoding IS5 family transposase: MKAKNNKAGLLFQQPLKPLVNPDHSLVQLSEVVNWSRFEEKFGSLYSPDSGRPAKPIRLMVGLQYLKYTFNLSDEAIVAGWVENPYWQYFCGERYFQHEPPIDPTSMTKWRNKVKSDGLEELLEETIKAGLKLKVIKKNDFNKLVADTTVQQKNITYPTDAKLCHKLRIKLVDLAKASKLQLRQSYERVGKRAYVMQGRYRRARQFKRAKKEVKKLRNYLRRITKEVERNIAGNEQLRIIFDTLLQAAKKLLAQTKKSKNKLYSIHEPHVCCIGKGKSHKKYEFGNKVGIVTTAKNNFIVGALGFEGNPYDGHTLRANLKQTMNLIGREKLGDVYVDGGYKKHGCEDIGNVEIVEKGWRKKKRSIKRWIKRRSRIEPTIGHLKEDNRLGRNFLKGVEGDKMNALGSAFGYNMRKLLKKFTFAYIFMLKIIEFYRNLAMKSKLKTRLA, from the coding sequence ATGAAGGCAAAAAACAATAAAGCAGGCTTACTCTTTCAGCAGCCATTAAAACCTCTTGTAAATCCTGATCACTCTTTAGTCCAACTCTCAGAGGTTGTCAACTGGTCTCGCTTTGAAGAGAAGTTTGGCAGTTTATACAGTCCTGATTCAGGCAGGCCGGCCAAGCCGATTCGCCTGATGGTCGGCCTTCAGTATCTCAAGTACACTTTCAATCTCAGCGATGAAGCAATCGTTGCCGGCTGGGTTGAGAATCCTTACTGGCAGTATTTCTGCGGCGAAAGATACTTCCAGCACGAGCCTCCTATTGATCCAACCAGTATGACTAAGTGGCGTAATAAGGTAAAATCTGATGGTCTTGAAGAGCTGCTCGAAGAAACTATCAAAGCCGGCTTGAAGCTTAAGGTTATCAAAAAGAACGATTTCAACAAGCTCGTTGCAGATACAACCGTTCAGCAGAAGAACATCACTTATCCGACCGACGCAAAACTCTGCCACAAACTGCGCATTAAGCTTGTAGATCTTGCAAAAGCATCAAAACTCCAACTTCGCCAAAGCTACGAAAGGGTTGGAAAAAGGGCGTATGTAATGCAGGGCAGGTATCGACGTGCAAGACAGTTCAAAAGAGCTAAAAAAGAAGTGAAGAAATTAAGGAACTACCTGCGGCGAATTACGAAAGAGGTCGAGCGGAATATAGCAGGCAATGAGCAGTTAAGAATAATTTTTGATACATTGCTTCAAGCCGCTAAGAAGCTTTTAGCCCAGACAAAGAAAAGCAAAAATAAGCTCTACAGTATTCACGAACCTCACGTCTGCTGCATTGGGAAAGGCAAAAGCCACAAGAAATATGAGTTTGGAAATAAGGTTGGAATTGTAACTACTGCCAAGAATAATTTTATCGTAGGAGCGTTGGGCTTTGAAGGAAACCCTTATGATGGCCATACTCTTCGGGCTAATCTGAAGCAGACAATGAATTTAATCGGGAGAGAAAAGCTTGGAGATGTTTATGTTGATGGAGGATACAAGAAACATGGCTGCGAAGATATTGGAAATGTTGAAATTGTAGAAAAGGGCTGGCGAAAAAAGAAACGAAGTATCAAGAGGTGGATTAAGAGAAGATCGCGCATAGAACCAACGATAGGCCACCTCAAAGAAGACAACAGGTTGGGAAGAAACTTCTTGAAAGGTGTAGAAGGGGACAAAATGAACGCCCTCGGCAGCGCTTTTGGGTACAATATGCGTAAACTTCTAAAGAAGTTTACTTTTGCCTATATTTTTATGCTTAAAATTATTGAATTTTACAGAAATTTGGCAATGAAAAGCAAATTAAAGACTCGATTAGCCTGA
- a CDS encoding sulfatase, protein MYLNRRNFLKSAGAASFLLAGGNLVFGNEKKRDKPNIVLFLADDLGWHQIGCYGSKFYETPNIDKLAAESMKFTDAYAAAPVCSPTRASIMTGKYPARLHLTQYIKAGSPSDEKLTVPDWTAYLPLEELTAAELLKDAGYTTGHFGKWHLNKDKDYELGRPGDPGSQGFDDVLTTHKPGAGPESPYENDAHHVRQITERAVSFIEANKDKPFFCYISHNSIHDPEIERDELIEKYRNKPGADNDVQQGHNNPVQAAMLETLDKSLADVLRKLEELDLQKDTLFVFFSDNGHLGPKDCSPLRGSKADIYEGGIREPLIVRLPGVIEPGSVCREPVISTDFFPTFAEIAGSDVSSPNVDGESIMPLLRQSGKLKRDAIFWHYPHYHHDGVGPSGAVRKGDYKLIEWFEKSIEGRHAEGAFELYNLREDLSEQNNLAEKMPEKVNELYKDLKQWRKDVGAQEMPLNPDYQQADAENPFHTACNSGQSRADRT, encoded by the coding sequence ATGTACTTAAATCGGCGTAATTTTTTGAAAAGTGCAGGCGCTGCCTCTTTCCTTTTAGCAGGCGGAAATCTTGTTTTCGGCAATGAGAAAAAACGAGATAAGCCGAACATCGTTTTATTCCTTGCAGATGACCTCGGCTGGCATCAAATAGGCTGTTACGGAAGCAAATTTTATGAAACGCCGAACATTGATAAGCTGGCAGCTGAAAGTATGAAGTTTACCGATGCGTATGCAGCCGCGCCGGTATGCTCGCCCACGCGGGCAAGCATTATGACGGGCAAATATCCCGCAAGGCTCCACCTCACTCAATACATCAAGGCAGGAAGCCCTTCAGATGAAAAGCTCACTGTCCCCGACTGGACAGCATATCTCCCGCTTGAAGAATTAACAGCGGCTGAGCTTCTCAAAGATGCCGGCTATACCACGGGGCATTTCGGGAAGTGGCATTTGAACAAGGACAAAGATTACGAGCTCGGCCGTCCGGGCGATCCGGGCTCGCAGGGCTTTGATGATGTTCTAACCACCCACAAACCCGGGGCGGGGCCTGAGAGCCCTTATGAAAACGATGCGCATCACGTTCGCCAGATTACAGAGCGAGCCGTTTCTTTTATTGAGGCGAACAAAGATAAGCCGTTTTTTTGCTATATCTCGCACAATTCTATACACGACCCTGAAATAGAGCGGGACGAATTGATTGAGAAGTATCGAAACAAGCCCGGGGCTGATAATGATGTTCAGCAGGGGCATAATAATCCGGTTCAGGCCGCAATGCTTGAAACGCTTGATAAAAGTCTCGCTGATGTGTTGAGAAAACTCGAAGAGCTCGATTTGCAAAAAGATACGCTGTTCGTATTTTTCAGCGACAACGGGCATTTAGGGCCGAAAGACTGCAGCCCTTTGCGAGGCAGCAAGGCCGACATCTATGAAGGCGGCATACGTGAGCCGCTGATTGTCCGCCTGCCCGGCGTGATTGAGCCCGGCAGCGTGTGCAGAGAGCCGGTTATCAGCACAGACTTTTTTCCTACTTTCGCAGAAATCGCAGGCAGCGATGTCTCCAGCCCTAACGTTGACGGGGAAAGCATTATGCCTCTTCTCCGGCAGAGCGGAAAGTTGAAGCGGGATGCAATCTTCTGGCATTACCCCCATTACCACCACGACGGAGTTGGCCCTTCCGGAGCAGTGAGAAAGGGAGATTACAAACTTATTGAATGGTTCGAAAAAAGCATTGAAGGAAGACACGCAGAAGGCGCTTTCGAACTTTACAACCTCAGAGAAGACCTCAGCGAGCAGAATAATCTTGCGGAAAAAATGCCTGAAAAAGTAAATGAGCTCTATAAGGATTTGAAACAGTGGCGCAAGGACGTAGGCGCGCAGGAAATGCCGCTGAATCCCGATTATCAGCAGGCTGATGCTGAAAACCCTTTTCATACCGCCTGCAATTCTGGACAAAGTCGGGCTGACAGGACTTGA
- a CDS encoding glutamate-5-semialdehyde dehydrogenase has protein sequence MSIQHTAEKAKAASKLMAAVDTETKNEALRKIAEALEANKDEITAANKEDLDRAENENLARPLLKRLKFDSDKIAGVCRGLRSLAGLEDPVGKTLASTELDIGLELYKTACPLGVVGVIFESRPDALVQISSLCLKSGNGVLLKGGSEAAKTNRILADIISRVSEQSGLPAGWLGLLETREDVSAMLGLENSVDLIVPRGSNEFVQFIMNNTNIPVLGHADGICHVYVDRQADLEMAARIAVDSKCQYPAVCNAMETLLVHEDIATQFLPLAKKGLDEYGCKLKGCEKTREIISCEPANEQDWQTEYLDYELSIRVVSRLEDAIDHINKYGSGHTDAIVSSDEPAARKFLSLVDSADVFWNASTRFSDGFRYGLGAEVGISTNKIHARGPVGLEGLLIYKWLLIGSGQTAGEYASGDKQFKHTPLGKNCPL, from the coding sequence ATGAGCATCCAGCATACAGCAGAAAAAGCGAAAGCGGCATCAAAGCTTATGGCCGCTGTGGATACAGAAACAAAGAACGAGGCGCTCCGCAAAATCGCAGAGGCTCTCGAGGCGAATAAAGACGAAATCACTGCGGCAAATAAAGAAGATTTAGACAGGGCGGAGAATGAAAACCTTGCCCGTCCTCTGCTCAAGAGACTCAAGTTTGACAGCGATAAGATAGCCGGAGTGTGCCGCGGTCTTCGGAGCCTTGCGGGGCTGGAAGACCCTGTGGGCAAAACGCTCGCCTCAACAGAGCTGGATATCGGCCTCGAGCTCTACAAAACGGCCTGCCCGCTGGGGGTTGTGGGGGTGATATTTGAATCTCGGCCTGATGCTCTGGTGCAGATATCCTCGCTCTGCCTGAAAAGCGGAAACGGCGTACTGCTCAAGGGCGGTTCGGAAGCAGCGAAAACCAACCGAATTCTCGCCGATATAATCAGCAGGGTAAGCGAGCAGAGCGGACTGCCGGCCGGGTGGTTAGGACTTCTGGAAACGAGGGAGGATGTTTCGGCGATGCTCGGGCTGGAAAACAGCGTTGACCTTATCGTCCCCCGCGGCTCGAATGAGTTTGTGCAGTTTATAATGAACAACACGAATATCCCCGTCCTCGGTCATGCGGACGGAATCTGCCATGTGTATGTTGACAGGCAGGCGGATTTGGAAATGGCGGCGAGGATTGCCGTTGATTCGAAGTGTCAGTATCCAGCGGTATGCAATGCGATGGAAACGCTGCTTGTGCATGAGGATATAGCGACTCAGTTCCTGCCATTGGCGAAGAAGGGGCTTGATGAATACGGCTGCAAGCTCAAAGGCTGCGAAAAAACCCGGGAGATAATTTCCTGCGAGCCTGCAAACGAGCAGGACTGGCAAACCGAATATCTCGATTATGAGCTCTCGATAAGGGTGGTAAGCCGGCTCGAGGATGCGATAGACCATATCAATAAATACGGCTCGGGGCATACAGATGCGATTGTGAGCTCGGATGAGCCTGCGGCAAGAAAATTCCTCTCGCTCGTTGATTCGGCGGATGTTTTCTGGAATGCAAGCACGCGCTTCAGCGACGGCTTCCGCTACGGACTCGGGGCGGAAGTGGGCATAAGCACAAACAAGATACACGCACGCGGGCCTGTTGGGCTGGAAGGACTGCTGATTTACAAATGGCTGCTTATAGGCAGCGGGCAAACCGCAGGCGAATACGCCTCGGGCGATAAGCAGTTTAAACATACCCCGCTGGGGAAAAACTGCCCGCTCTAA
- the ispH gene encoding 4-hydroxy-3-methylbut-2-enyl diphosphate reductase, whose protein sequence is MQVLTAEKCGFCLGVRNAIKIAEQTLEKESPVYSLGPVIHNQDVVSRLAEMGLVTVESLDDIPEGTVLIRSHGATNDMIEQIQRRGLRIVDATCVLVKRVQQKASRLEAEGWKVVIAGDPQHPEIISIAGHTEAAVVAETPEQMKALAASHKKMALLCQTTQSYGFFSRMAAAAVNAEFSEIRAVNTLCRESQRRQQAARELSERVDVMFVLGGLHSANTRKLAELCSEGCKNVYHLQNLSELKEQMTRNCRTAGITAGASTPDWVIQEFTQEIQKL, encoded by the coding sequence ATGCAAGTATTAACAGCAGAAAAATGCGGCTTCTGCCTCGGCGTTCGCAATGCGATTAAAATCGCCGAACAGACGCTCGAAAAGGAATCCCCCGTTTACAGCCTCGGGCCTGTGATACACAATCAGGATGTTGTCAGCAGGCTCGCCGAGATGGGGCTGGTTACGGTTGAAAGCCTCGATGATATCCCCGAAGGCACTGTCCTGATTCGTTCGCACGGGGCAACAAATGATATGATAGAACAGATCCAGAGGCGCGGGCTGCGCATTGTTGATGCAACATGCGTTCTGGTTAAGCGGGTTCAGCAGAAGGCCTCCCGGCTTGAGGCTGAGGGCTGGAAGGTTGTGATAGCCGGAGACCCGCAGCACCCCGAGATAATCTCAATCGCCGGGCATACCGAAGCGGCTGTGGTGGCAGAAACCCCCGAGCAGATGAAGGCTTTAGCCGCCTCGCACAAGAAAATGGCTCTGCTGTGCCAGACAACGCAGTCTTACGGCTTCTTCTCCCGCATGGCTGCGGCAGCGGTAAACGCCGAATTCTCAGAGATAAGAGCCGTTAACACGCTGTGCAGAGAATCGCAGAGAAGGCAGCAGGCAGCCAGAGAGCTTTCCGAAAGAGTGGATGTGATGTTTGTTCTCGGCGGGCTCCACAGCGCAAACACTAGAAAACTCGCCGAGCTGTGCAGCGAAGGATGCAAAAACGTATATCACTTGCAGAATCTATCAGAACTCAAAGAACAGATGACCAGAAATTGCAGAACTGCAGGTATCACTGCTGGCGCCTCAACGCCGGACTGGGTGATTCAGGAATTCACACAAGAAATCCAGAAGCTTTGA